The Enterobacter asburiae genomic sequence AAGCCGCACGCAAAACGTTCCGTGCTGCTGTTCCTGATCGGTATTGTCGCGGTGATGTTCTACGCGACCGCTATCAGCGATACCGTGGGTCTGATCCAGAACCCGGTCCTGCCGCGTAACGAAGCGATTGTGGTGTTTATGCTGACCATCGCGACGCTGATTAGCATCACCTGTAAAATTGATACCAGCGAAGTGCTGAACGCCAGCACCTTCAAATCCGGTATGAGCGCCTGCGTGTGCGTCCTCGGCGTAGCCTGGCTTGGTGATACCTTCGTGAAAGCGCACATCAGCGACATTCAGACCGTCGCTGGCGACCTGCTGCACAACTACCCGTGGCTGCTGGCGGTGGTGCTGTTCTTTGCTGCTACCCTGCTTTACTCCCAGGCGGCGACCACCAAAGCGCTGATGCCTGCGGCACTGATGCTGGGCGTTACCCCGCTGACGGCGATTGCCTCTTTCGCAGCGGTTTCTGCCCTGTTCGTTCTGCCAACCTACCCAACCCTGCTGGCGGCGGTGGAGATGGACGACACTGGCTCAACCCGTATCGGTAAGTATGTGTTTAACCACGCGTTCCTGATCCCGGGCGTGGTCGCCATTTCACTTTGCGTGATCCTCGGCTTTATCATTGGCGGCGTGGTGCTGTAAACGGTGAGTGGTTGTAAAAATAGTTAAAATCGGGCCGCTCTGCGGCCCGTTTCATTAATGACCAACCGCCTTGCGTGATATAGTGAAGCCTTTCGTGATGAGGAGGTCGACTTGTGAACACGCCTGATGCTGTTGTCGTACTGTGTACCGCCCCTGATGAAGCCTCTGCCCAGGATCTCGCCGCCAAAGTGCTGGCCGAAAAACTGGCTGCCTGCGTGACGCTCCTCCCCGGTGCCACCTCCCTTTATTACTGGGAAGGCAAGCTGGAGCAAGAGTACGAAGTCCAGATGTTGCTCAAAACCAATCTGGCGAATCAGCAGGCACTCCTGGACTGCCTCAAATCTCATCATCCTTACCAAACCCCGGAGCTGCTGGTATTGCCAGTGGTTCATGGCGATAACGACTATCTCTCATGGCTCAACGCTTCCTTACGCTGATCCTGCTGCTGTGCAGCACGTCAGCTTTTGCCGGGTTGTTTGACGCGCCCGGCCGTTCGAACTTTATTCCTGCCGACCAGGCGTTTGTTTTCGACTTTCAGCAAAACCAGCACGATCTCTATCTTACCTGGCAGGTGAAAGAGGGCTATTACCTCTATCGCAAGCAGGTGAGCATCACCCCTGCCCAGGCAAACGTGGGCGCACTGCAGATGCCCGCTGGCGAGTGGCACGAGGACGAGTTCTACGGCAAGAGTGAAATCTACCGCCAGCGCTTAAGCGTGCCCGTGACGGTGAATCAGGCCGATAAAGGCGCGACGCTGACGGTAACCTATCAGGGATGTGCGGATGCAGGTTTCTGCTATCCGCCGGAGACGAAAGTCGTGCCGCTTAGCGAAGTTAAGGCTGCCGCCGCTTTCTCCCCTCTCCCCTCGGGCGAGACAAGCGAAGAGCGGACAGACCTTCCGTTCTCAGCGCTTTGGGCCTTGCTGATCGGTATCGGCATTGCCTTTACGCCGTGCGTGCTGCCGATGTATCCGCTCATCTCTGGCATCGTGCTGGGCGGTAAGCAACGGCTTTCCACCGCACGCGCCCTGCTGCTGGCCTTTATATACGTGCAGGGAATGGCGCTAACCTACACGGCGCTCGGCCTCGTGGTTGCCGCTGCCGGTTTACAGTTCCAGGCAGCACTCCAGCACCCTTATGTTCTCATTGGCCTGTCAGCGGTGTTTATGCTGTTGGCGCTGTCAATGTTTGGCCTGTTCACGCTACAGCTGCCCTCCTCGCTGCAAACGCGCTTAACGCTGATGAGCAACCGTCAGCAGGGCGGCTCCGCAGGCGGCGTGTTCGCGATGGGTGCCATTGCCGGGCTGATATGCTCTCCCTGCACTACCGCGCCGCTGAGCGCCATCCTGCTCTATATCGCCCAGAGCGGCAACATTTGGCTCGGCGGCGGAACGTTGTACCTGTATGCCCTGGGCATGGGCCTGCCGCTGATTCTGGTCACGGTTTTCGGTAATCGACTTCTGCCGAAGAGCGGCCCGTGGATGGAGACGGTGAAAACCGCATTTGGCTTTGTCATCCTCGCGCTGCCGGTGTTCCTCCTTGAGCGTATCATCGGGGACGTCTGGGGTTTACGCCTGTGGGCGATGCTCGGCGTAGCGTTCTTTGCCTGGGCGTTTATTGTCAGCCTGGGGGCGAAGAAGCCATGGATGCGCCTGGTGCAAATCCTGCTGCTGGCTGCCGCGCTGGTGAGCGTACGCCCTCTGCAGGACTGGGCGTTCGGCACACCGGTGGGTCAGACGCAAGCGCATCTGAACTTCACCCAGATTAAAAACGTGGATGAACTTAACAGCGCCCTGGCAGAGGCGAAAGGCAAAGCGGTGATGCTCGATCTCTATGCCGACTGGTGTGTCGCCTGCAAAGAGTTTGAAAAATATACTTTTAGCGATCCGCAGGTGCAAAGCGCCCTGAAAGAGACCGTTTTGCTCCAGGCGAACGTGACCGCCAATAATGCGCAGGATAAGGCTCTGCTGAAGCAGCTTAACGTGCTCGGGCTGCCAACGATTCTGTTCTTCAATCAACAGGGCCAGGAGCAGCCAGAACAGCGTGTAACCGGGTTTATGGATGCGGCGGCATTTAGCGCGCATTTGCGCAATCGCCAACCGTAAACAACACTTTAAACGGGACATACCGTTGGGAATAGCGGAGGAGATAACCGTGCAACGTGAAGACGTACTGGGACAAGCCCTGCAACTACTTGAGATTCAAGGGATCGCCAGCACCACGCTTGAGATGGTAGCCGACCGTATCGATTATCCTCTGGATGAACTTAAGCGCTTCTGGCCAGATAAAGAGGCACTACTCTATGATGCCCTGCGCTATCTCAGCCAGCAGGTTGATATCTGGCGCAGGCAACTGATGCTGAATGAAGAACTGACCGCGGAGCAAAAGCTGCTGGCGCGCTATACCGCGCTGACCGAATGCGTCAGCAACAACCGCTACCCGGGTTGTCTGTTCATCGCCGCCTGCACTTATTTTCCCGACCCAGGCCATCCTATCCACCAGTTGGCGGAGCAGCAAAAACGGGCGGCGCATGACTTCACCCACGAGCTGCTGACCACGCTGGAAGTCGATGACCCGGCGATGGTAGCGAAGCAGATGGAGCTGGTGCTGGAAGGTTGCCTCAGCCGCATGCTGGTGAACCGTAGCCAGGCCGATGTGGATACGGCGCACCGCCTGGCGGAAGATATTCTACGCTTTGCCCAATGCAGAATGGGTGGAGCGCTGACCTAAGCCAGCATGCCCGCCCAGGCGGAGACGAGCAGACACAGCGCCATCAGGCGCTGAAACCGCACCATCGCCACGGTGGTGCGAAAAATTCGGTTCACCGCTTTACCCAACCACGCCCAGCACATCAAGCAGGCTATCGAGATCAGCAGAAACCATAGCGCCATTAGCGCAATATCCCGCAATGCATGGTCGCCAGTTGGGGCAAACAGGCTGACGACGGCCAGCGCCATCATCCAGGTTTTGGGGTTCACGATCTGCAGCAGCGCCGCCGCCCGAGCGGTGAATCGGATACGGTTCTCAGCGGAAAGACGGGCGGCCGGGGCGCGAAACAGCTGCCAGCTCATCCAGCTTAGCCACAGCACGCCAGCCCAGCTCATTATCTGACGTATCAGAGGGTACTGACGCAGCACTTCCCCCGCGCCAGCGCCTGATACCAGCACAATCGCACTGGCCGCGATACACCCGCCCAGAATAGCTGGTACGGTATTTTTTACGCCAAAGTGCTGGCTGTTCGTCAGCACGAGAATATTGGTCGGCCCCGGCGTAATGGAGGCGACAAATGCGAACAGCAGAAAGGGGATCAAACTCACAGGTGGCTCCTTTTTATTAGAGCCATGAATGTGCCGTTATTTTTTGGAAACGTCTGGAAGGTTTGTGCACAACCGGCGGTAGTGTGCGGGAGAGATACGGTAAGCACGCTGAAACCATCGCCCCAGATGGCTTTGATCGGCAAAACCCACTGCGGCAGCCACATCAACGGGCTGGTCACCGCGCGCCAGCAGCTGTCGGGCCTTTGCCAGACGCAGCTGAATAAGCCATGCGTGGGGCGCCAGGTTGAACTCGCGCTTAAAACAGCGCGTCAGGGTAAAGCGATCCGTGCCCGTCTCGCGCGCAAGATCTGACAGCCCCACGTTCTCACCGATATGGGCATAGAGATAGTCGCGCGCACGATGCGCCACAGCAGCGCTTTGTAACTGCGACGGTAGTTTCTTACGCCAGTGGCAGTGGGCGGTGATCCGGGAGAGCAGATTATCCATTGTGCTTTGCTGAACGATTTTCATCTCGTCATTATGCAGGGTGGAGAATGTCTCACCGATAGCGCGCACCAGCTGCGGCTCCCGCGTCAGCGTTTGGGCAAAGTGGAGTGAATAACTCCCTGGAGTCGATTCGTAGAGCCCCTGTAGCGCATGGGTAAGCCAGCGCTCATCAAGATAGAAGGTCAAATAGGTAAAGCCACCCTCTACAGGCGCATCACCGTCGTGGATCTCGCCAGGCTCGAGGAGAAATGCGTCGCCCGGCTGGCTACGATGACGCTCACGGCGGCAGTGAAACTGCTGCGTGCCGGAGAGGGTTATCCCTACCAGATAGCTATCATGCCAGTGCGGATCAAAGGCATGCCCTTCGAAATGCGCTTTAATCGTCTCAATACCCGTATCTGCATGCTGACGCAGTTCAAGCCAGTCATTTGCCATACTGCCCTCCTCTTGCTCTCAGCATTGCCGTATTACACTGGTTCTGTCTGGAAGATTTGTGCATTTTCACGGCGAAAGCGGACAGATTGCCGCAAACTTAAGCAGTTGAACAGCTTTTCCCGAAATAATGTTGACGATCGAGCGTGATTGCGGTTTAATGCGCTCCGTTGCCCGGATAGCTCAGTCGGTAGAGCAGGGGATTGAAAATCCCCGTGTCCTTGGTTCGATTCCGAGTCCGGGCACCACTATTTAAAGAACCCAGCCTATGGCTGGGTTTTTGCTTTTCTGCGTTTATAAATCCCTTCTTTGTATTCTTGTTTCTCTTTGCCGTGGGATCGTGCGGTCTGCGTTGCCGGATGGCGGCTTTGCCTTATCCGGCCTACTGAGCCCGCAGGCCCGGCAAGTGCAGCACTATCGGCCTTTTCTGCGCGCGCAAAGCAAAAAACCCCGCACCTTACGGTACGGGGTTCTTCTATTTGATGCCTGGCAGTTCCCTACTCTCACATGGGGAGACCCCACACTACCATCGGCGCTACGGCGTTTCACTTCTGAGTTCGGCATGGGGTCAGGTGGGACCACCGCGCTAAAGCCGCCAGGCAAATTCTGTTAAATCTGTATCAAAGCTGAAATTTGATTGTCTGTCTCTCGTCCGCCGAAACAGCTTCGGCGTTGTAAGGTTAAGCCTCACGGTTCATTAGTATCGGTTAGCTCAACGCATCGCTGCGCTTACACACCCGACCTATCAACGTCGTAGTCTTCAACGTTCCTTCAGGACCCTTAAAGGGTCAGGGAGAA encodes the following:
- a CDS encoding LysE family translocator, which encodes MSLIPFLLFAFVASITPGPTNILVLTNSQHFGVKNTVPAILGGCIAASAIVLVSGAGAGEVLRQYPLIRQIMSWAGVLWLSWMSWQLFRAPAARLSAENRIRFTARAAALLQIVNPKTWMMALAVVSLFAPTGDHALRDIALMALWFLLISIACLMCWAWLGKAVNRIFRTTVAMVRFQRLMALCLLVSAWAGMLA
- a CDS encoding AraC family transcriptional regulator; translation: MANDWLELRQHADTGIETIKAHFEGHAFDPHWHDSYLVGITLSGTQQFHCRRERHRSQPGDAFLLEPGEIHDGDAPVEGGFTYLTFYLDERWLTHALQGLYESTPGSYSLHFAQTLTREPQLVRAIGETFSTLHNDEMKIVQQSTMDNLLSRITAHCHWRKKLPSQLQSAAVAHRARDYLYAHIGENVGLSDLARETGTDRFTLTRCFKREFNLAPHAWLIQLRLAKARQLLARGDQPVDVAAAVGFADQSHLGRWFQRAYRISPAHYRRLCTNLPDVSKK
- a CDS encoding transcriptional regulator; translation: MQREDVLGQALQLLEIQGIASTTLEMVADRIDYPLDELKRFWPDKEALLYDALRYLSQQVDIWRRQLMLNEELTAEQKLLARYTALTECVSNNRYPGCLFIAACTYFPDPGHPIHQLAEQQKRAAHDFTHELLTTLEVDDPAMVAKQMELVLEGCLSRMLVNRSQADVDTAHRLAEDILRFAQCRMGGALT
- a CDS encoding protein-disulfide reductase DsbD, translated to MAQRFLTLILLLCSTSAFAGLFDAPGRSNFIPADQAFVFDFQQNQHDLYLTWQVKEGYYLYRKQVSITPAQANVGALQMPAGEWHEDEFYGKSEIYRQRLSVPVTVNQADKGATLTVTYQGCADAGFCYPPETKVVPLSEVKAAAAFSPLPSGETSEERTDLPFSALWALLIGIGIAFTPCVLPMYPLISGIVLGGKQRLSTARALLLAFIYVQGMALTYTALGLVVAAAGLQFQAALQHPYVLIGLSAVFMLLALSMFGLFTLQLPSSLQTRLTLMSNRQQGGSAGGVFAMGAIAGLICSPCTTAPLSAILLYIAQSGNIWLGGGTLYLYALGMGLPLILVTVFGNRLLPKSGPWMETVKTAFGFVILALPVFLLERIIGDVWGLRLWAMLGVAFFAWAFIVSLGAKKPWMRLVQILLLAAALVSVRPLQDWAFGTPVGQTQAHLNFTQIKNVDELNSALAEAKGKAVMLDLYADWCVACKEFEKYTFSDPQVQSALKETVLLQANVTANNAQDKALLKQLNVLGLPTILFFNQQGQEQPEQRVTGFMDAAAFSAHLRNRQP
- the cutA gene encoding divalent cation tolerance protein CutA, whose product is MNTPDAVVVLCTAPDEASAQDLAAKVLAEKLAACVTLLPGATSLYYWEGKLEQEYEVQMLLKTNLANQQALLDCLKSHHPYQTPELLVLPVVHGDNDYLSWLNASLR